AACTTGATTGGGCTTCTAGATATTTATGGATTTGAGAGTTTCAAGACAAACAGGTGCTTAACTGGTActccttttgtttttgttatttagAGAGGACTGCACTAAATCACTGTGCTCCAGGTGGTAGAGTTGTTTAATTAGGCAAAATTTCTGTTTTGTGGTATAACAAAATTGATTCCTTTGTTAATATTCTTGATTATATGCTGAGTGGTTTTACTTGTGAAAATAAGCCATCGGGAAAATGTTATTGCCAGGGCTATCTTTTGGTAATAGAGGTGATGCTGTACCTCTTTTCTTTGTATGGTTTACTCTCGTGAAAACACATTCTTTTCTCTTTAGGGAACCCTTTGGGTTATGGCTCAGTTCTCACTTTCACTTAGATTTTACTGCTAGCATTTGATTTCATCTCGAGTGTTTTGCTGATTCTTATGTTATCTGGTTCGGCAGTTTTGAGCAATTTTGTATCAATTTGACAAATGAAAAACTACAGCAACATTTTAATCAGGTTTGAGAAGATTTATCTTCTTTTGGTTTTAGTGAATCTGCTAAACTTTTTTTGGCTTACTTAAATTACTATTTGACAGCATGTTTTCAAGATGGAGCAAGAAGAATATACAAAAGAAGAAATTGACTGGAGTTATATAGAGTTTATTGACAATCAAGATGTTCTTGATCTCATTGAAAAGGTTGGTTGctgtctttatatatatatatatatatacacatattatgAAACATGTTTCTTGGCATACTTGTGTTAAAATCAATTATGATCTTTCCAACTTTGGTCCTTAAGGCTTTATATCTTTAATATACAAGTGCTTTTGCTGTTATGAGGATTCTTAGACATGtaatttctttttttgtttcaGGCCATATGATTTAGACTATTACATTACTGAATATGATGCATCTTAATCGAAGAACTTTATTTGATATTGGGTAGTTATTCTGATATTCAATGATATAAAGTTATATGGGATTGTCCAGGAAAATATTGGATATAGTTTGAtattgggtagttatttggtTATTCAATGTGAAAAGAGTCAAAAGTGTTTTTATTTGCTGACTGAGTTTGCTAGAGACTGGAGTttcttgttgtaattttcttcaaTCTGATCTTCTATCAGACttgtattttttcatatatttatacaagttcatttttttttttaaatctgggaACTTTATTAGTATGGATATTGAAATAATTTGAGAGTTTATTTTTAAAGTTTGACTTAGTTATTGATTTGCTTAACTCCCTACCCTCCCTGCTGAGTATAGAGTGGTCTTTTTTTTTTAGGGGATTTATTCAACTTCAATCAGTTGGTGAGGCATATAAATTGTTCTACCTTGGGCCCCTTCAATTCACAAAAATTAAGAAGGGTATTAGAACATGTTGGCTTTCTTGCACCCATAAGTATTCAGAATAACAATTCATACATACACAttctttcaaataattaattgtcACATACTtcagcttttgataattccatgttgaCTTTTGCTATACAATAGCTGCTTGATTGGACATTGTCACTTGATAGacatgtttttcttctctttGCTAGAATCTATCATTTGATGAATGAGAGAGTAGTTGGAAGTTCATTTCTTTGTTTCTATTTTAATGTACATGTACTTCTATTATTTCAAAAACCTAGAGGAATCATTGCTCTTCTGGATGAGGCGTGGTATATATACAAGCTTTTATGGAATAACctctttcattcatttttttaagaTAGGAATATTTACATTTTACTTTAGATGTATTGTTCTATGTTAGTGAGGTTGTGACAGCTTGTGTTATTTGCAGTATGTTTCCAAGATCAACAAATGAGACTTTTGCGCAGAAGCTGTATCAAACCTATAAAGACCACAAACGATTTAGCAAGCCGAAATTAGCACGCAGTGACTTCACAATTTGTCATTATGCTGGAGAAGTAagtgtaaaatttaattatatttatttatattatgaaatatcataatcatttaatcatctAGAAGAGGATGCAAAAAATTGCTCAATATATATATCCATGGTAAAATCTTATTGTCAGGTTACATATCAAACGAAGCTCTTCTTGGATAAGAACAAAGATTATGTTGTTGCTGAACATCAAGAACTTTTGGATGCTTCCCATTGTTCTTTTGTTTTAGGCTTGTTCCCTCCTTTACCAGAAGAATCTTCCAAATCATCAAAATTCTCTTTAATAGGTTCTCGCTTTAAGGTCTGTTTTCTGTCCTAATATGTATATCCTTGGGAAAAAAGGTCAGTTCCTTGATGGTGACTATCATCATTCTTGTACTTTCTACAGCAACAACTACAATCTTTGCTTGAAACGTTGAGTGTCACTGAGCCACACTACATAAGATGTGTAAAGCCCAATAATCTTCTAAAGCCGTCTATATTTGAGAATAACAATATTTTGCAGCAGCTTCGTTGTGGGGTAAGTATATTACTGTGGTCTTTCAGATGTTTTTGTTTCACTATCATTTGATTATGTTTCGTTGCATTATCCACATGAtgtaattataataaatatcttattccaGGGAGTTACGGAGGCCATCAGGATTAGTTGTGCTGGATATCCTACAAGAAAGCCATTCCGTGAATTTGTAGGTCGTTTTGGCATCTTGGCACCTAATGTCTTTGTTGGGAGGTAGGTTAATCAAAATTCATGACAtaattattattagtattattttttGGATTTCTGGAAGTGATatgtatatttttaaattgtctACTTTTAGCTGCGATGAAGTAACTGCTTGTAAGCGCCTTCTAGAGAAGGTGAATCTCAAGGGTTATCAGGTAATCATTTGTAGGTTACTTACTGCCTTTTCCTGATCTGTTTTTGTTTTAACTATTTCAATGACAAATTGGTAAAACCAAAGTGTTTCTTAGAGCTGGCCAGATGGCAGAATTGGATGCTTGTCGAAGTGAGGTCTTAGGAAGATCAGCAGGTGTCATACAGAGGAAAGTTCGATCTTATCTTGCTCAGAAAAGCTTTATCTTGTTACGGGTTTCTTCCATTCAGATTCAAGCATTTTGTAGAGGTAAACAATAGTTTCCACTTGTTCTTGTTCGTGAAAGTCACTTTCGAGGCCATGAGACTATTGAACATAGACTATTATCCATTGATACAAAATTTTATATGACTAATATTTTGTTTCTTTGGATCTATGGCAGGACAAGTTGCACGCTATCAGTATGGATGCAAGAGAAGGGAGGCTGCTTCTATTAAAATCCAGCACATTATCGTATGTGTCATTCTAAGAATGCATACCAAAAGTTGTACTCTTCAGCTGTTTTAATTCAAACATGTATACGTGGGATGGCTGCTCGTAGTGACCTTAAGTTCAGGAAGCATACAAGGGCTGCTATTATTATCCAGGTAAAGATATCATGTGTAATTGATATACAGTTGCTATAAAGAGCTATTTCAACTGAAATTTGAGCAATATGCCAACTGAATTTATGGGTGCATGGCATGTTATAGGATATGACTATTTTTTACTTTTAGAAGTATTAAATTTAAAGATAGTGGTTTGTATTTCCATTTTCTATATTGTCAATGCTAACTTATTCTTGTTTATGGACTATGTCAGAGTCAATACCGGAAATACTTAAATCGCTGCCGTTATTTGAGGATAAAGAAAGCAGCAGTGACCACACAATGTGCTTGGAGAGGAAAAGTTGCACGCAGAGAATTACGAAAGCTcaaaatggttattcctttttattatttatttttcctttctAAGGTTTTCTCATCATCATTGAGATCTATTCTAGTGTTATTTGTTGATGTCATGCTTGTTCTATTACTTTATGAAATTGTTTGAGGTTACAATTTGCAAAATTCTCTTGCCAaaattattttcttcttcttcctgattTTAAACCTAGAACTCATGCGCGTTCATGTATTGAcaataattttatgttttttaatatattttgataTCATCCAATCTTTTGCAGGCTGCTAAGGAAACTGGGGCCCTTCAGGCTGCCAAAAATAAGCTGGAAAAGCAAGTTGAAGAATTGACCTGGCGTCTGCAGCTAGAGAAGCGAATGAGGGTAAGCTTTGCTTCttcttttctaatttttattttagattatTTTAGATTTGCCCCAAATTAATAGGACCTCACATGTAATTTCAAATCCAACACTGatgcttccttgattttctcTATTACATTGAGGCGTTAATATTGACTCAGATTGTTTCAATTGATTCAGAAAGTTTGAGTTACCGATTTTTCCTCAGAAAATGATGGTTTTAATTGCTTCCAAAGAAATCctagagaaaaaaataaaatcatgatCATTAGAGTCTATTTTTAATGGATTttgttatttgtatttttcatcaTAAGGTCAAAGTGTTTATATATAATGAACTCTCAGGAGCAAAGTCAGAACTGAAAGAGCTTCTTCAGAGCTTTGGAAGGTACTTTTTCCAATTCATTCTTAATATGATATTTCCTTCTTTCTTAGCTGCTTTGAGTTTTGCCATCAGTGTCCTGGACAAAGATCTTAGTGAAGAAACAGTGATGCAACATCCACAAATTTTGTTTTATTGTCAAGCGGGAAGGTTCTTTATAGGATAATTCACCtcatatttgatttttaatgTTTATTTGAGATATTTTTCCCATCagaattgtaatgacccactaatctagacttttggaccattaacgaaactatacataaacttacatttttgtggaaataccataattttattgagtaacttgtaaaaataagagttacttacaaaataaaatactaagaaggatatgggatcccattgtctttaaaaacaaaacatgatttaaaataaaaagacattacataagaaatggggaaaatacatgtaaaaccataaaaaggtaaaacgagactacatccttgaatcgaataacgctcggccccttgactccattcaccatcgatacacattctctaagcgtccacgaatcttaccgcctcttaaagctattttcctgcacataaaacaaaaaggaatgagcctaatgcccagcaaggaaaatctaacacatagtcataaacataaatttcgtaataaacgtaaagacatatcataaaacttaatacatacacttattataatgaccattattacttggggtcccatagactaaacaagcatatgcccatgagattagtggggtcctactagctaagtaggtcatatgcccataatctatttggggtcttgttagtcatatgggtcatatgcccaagcctacaaacatacatacatacatatcataacatattgatAACATAtgtcataacataacacataagataacataagcataaaacatatagattctatcctattttccttaccaaagttactgggatATGTGAACAGCGTTGGAACTTTGGAACATtcctaataaccataatgaacaagagtgagtctaaagaaggaaaagagatgaaaaggaatgggaagactaaaccatttgagaaacatgcttaccgaaacttatgtgctcaagaacttagatttcctaaccaaaataagaatgaggttaggaaactgaataaaaggctatgagaaagaaaataacataaaacaataagctagagttttggtttacctcaaagacttgaaagaccaatctacaccacaaccgaaatactatagaacctcacttcccaaagtgtttgataagcttatgatgtttaagcttatgattttcccaaaccaggtgtttacactctcacactcacttaacactagcagcttctgaacttagagcaaaaggtgaataatagctgggtactaggtcctatttatagagtttgggaatgaaagtatcttgattttacttgaataaaaataatggctatttaggtgaaaataatttgaataatcgttcagcagaggctgaagactcgttcaaacgatgctggacttatgaaggagtttgaatggctgaaaggaaaagaattcaaaaatgtttgaaaacatgctggaggaggcgatatatcgccccctgtaggcgatatatcgcctgggccagtatgcccgaggcgaccgtgcatcgtttcatgttttccgtatttacgtgctgcgatatatcgccccctatagctacgatatatcagcacacgctgaatatttaaacacgaaattacacatttttagctaagtttgaatggagtaaacagccttgactaagccctcaacgtattcaaagctgctgactgaccttataacattcaaactttacccttatttaatttaatcctaaaaaatacttaatccttaatcacccattcataacatgtgcttaaaatcctattggttgatatctaaaccttatagtataataaatataatccttaatatcagtcatataatcaaaacttaggttatacttaatattcttaaactataggttaaacttagaaaatctataagtactactatgagtgtccaaataattcctggtctgaaccaaaaatccaaagttaCAAAggtaatactatacatactataatactactaaacaattagttaagtaaagttcttggactctacaagaatTGCCAATGGGAATTTACTGTCTAACCTAAAATGCTAATTTTCACTTTGTTTTTTTATTCTTGGGAAGAGACTTTTGAATCCTAGCACATACGCTGGATGGTTTGGAAGATCTCTTTTTCATGTGAGTTGTGTTTTTTAAAATAGTCGTACTCCTAAACAACTATTTTTgcttcttttattcttttatattCAGGCCTActgaattatttagttttaagcaCTTCGACAAAACTTGAACTTAAATTTAGATCTTACTTAGAGAACCATTACATTGACCAAAACTTTGGTTGCTCAAAATATAGAGATGGTTTTTGCTTTTGATCCACTGATACTGATTCCTGGCTTGATTGATGTCCAGGCAATTGTTGTATTTGTAATCAGCATACATGCCTACGCTTATGAAAAAAGTGAAATGGAGGAGATCTCATTAGGTACTCTCTCTGGATGTATTTGGTTGCAGGCTTTTGTTATGATATTAGAAACAAAGTAAGTTTCTTTCTATTAAGCATGCTTTGTTGATTCAAATTTGACTCTTCGTAAAGCCTTCTTGTTGCTTAATCTAACAAACACTGAAATGGTATTCTTACAACATTCAAATATTCTTTTTAGAATGCCCTGACTTGAAAGTTGCTTAGAACTACAGAGGAAAATTCGTATAATTTGGTGTTATTTTATT
The Humulus lupulus chromosome 6, drHumLupu1.1, whole genome shotgun sequence DNA segment above includes these coding regions:
- the LOC133781528 gene encoding myosin-7-like; its protein translation is MVDVIIVFVFCEMKQIAKVWVKTISRAKDFNEQLVQEANAKIFTFGSYRLGVGLFLSLSQSYYIYSHIRMFVHTVNFEFPRLVNKINNSIGQDPDSKNLIGLLDIYGFESFKTNSFEQFCINLTNEKLQQHFNQHVFKMEQEEYTKEEIDWSYIEFIDNQDVLDLIEKKPRGIIALLDEACMFPRSTNETFAQKLYQTYKDHKRFSKPKLARSDFTICHYAGEVTYQTKLFLDKNKDYVVAEHQELLDASHCSFVLGLFPPLPEESSKSSKFSLIGSRFKQQLQSLLETLSVTEPHYIRCVKPNNLLKPSIFENNNILQQLRCGGVTEAIRISCAGYPTRKPFREFVGRFGILAPNVFVGSNCL